One Baekduia alba genomic window, CGCGCCGGCGACGCCGACGGCGTAGCCGCGGAGCGACCAAGGCATAGGAGCTCGAGGGAGGGCGGCCGGCTGGGCCGCCCTTCGTCGTTCTCGGGTGACGGCGCCCTGCTCGCCGTCGGCGGTGCTCGCCGGGCCGGCCGCGGTCGTCGCGGCTGGTGCTGCCACCGCCTCCGCACCGGTGCGTGGTCGTTCCTGGCGTGCCGCCGTCGGGCGGTCTCCGTCGGCGCTGGTCGCGACGGGAGCGGATCGTCAGATCCGCTCCCGCCACGTGATGGCGGCCGACGCCACGGCGATGAGCGCCGACTGCAGCTCGGTCGGCGAGCCGTCGCGGGCTCGGGCCCGGGCCAAGGACTTCAGCGCCGTCGCCAGCACCGCCGGGCCGCTCGGCCCGTCGGCCCGCAGCCGCGCGAGCTCTTCGGCGGTCAGGCGGCGCGCCTCGCCGTTGATCGCCGCGACCGTCTCGCGCAACTCGCGCTCGGCGGCCGACGCGCGGGCCTCCGCGGTCCGGGCGGCATGGCGTGACGCGGCCGCCTCCGCCTCGGCGGCACGGACCGCCGCGGCCGCCGGCGTCGCCGGAACCGCCGCCAACGCCCGCAGCGCGTGCGTCGCGTCGGCTTCCGCCCGCGCGGCGCGGGCCTCGGCGCGCTCGGCGTCGAGCTCGCGCTCGGTCACGCGGACGCGTTCGGCGGTCGCCCGGACGTCGGCCTTCAGCTCGCGGCGCTCGTCGCGCAGCGTGCCGATGGTCGCCTCGGCGCGCTCCAGCTTCGCCGCCAGCCGCTTGGCCGACGCGCGCGCCTCGGCGGCGTCCATCCGGGCGCCGCCCACGGCCTCCTTGGCCTGTGCCGCCGCGGTCGTCGCGCGGACCTCGGCGGCGGCCGCCCGCCGCTCGGCGCGCGCCACCGCCGCGTCGTCGACGACGCGTTCACGGACCACCCGGGACTTGACCTTGTGCTTGCTCTTCGATTCCTTCTTGTCGTTCTTGGACTTGCGGGCGAGTCGTGCCTCGAGCACCGCGACGCGCTTCTCGGCCTCACGCGCCTGGGCGAGGGCGGCCTCGAGCATCGCGCGGCCCTCCGGGCTGATCATGGCGCGGTCGGCCTGCGCGGGATCGACGGACGTCCGTCGCGTCGGCCCCGGCCGTGCCGGCGCGAAGCCCGCCGCGCGGATCGCGGCGTTCAGCGAGCCGCCGAAGGGCCGCTTGGCGGAGTTGAGCGCCGGCCACGCCGAGCCGTCGCCCCGCCCGGCGCGGTACCGCTCCACACGCCACTGCTGCCCGGACCACTTGGCCGAGGACGGGTTCCAGTCAGCCGCGCGCGGCGGCTCGCCGTAGGTGGCCACCCATTCCTGGATGGCGATGATGACGGTGTCGCGGTCCCACCCGCCCCGGCGCATGGCCCGGGCCTGGGAGGCTCCCGCGATGGACGCGGGAGCCATATGCGACTCCCGTCAGCCGTCGAGGGGCTGGTTGCGCTTAGCGCGACGCGGCTGCGTCGGCGCCGTCGTCGTCCATGTCGGCGAGCTCGACCAAGCACCGGTCGCCGGGGTGGCGCCGTTGTTGATGTGCTTGCTCATGCCGAACAGGAAGCTCATGACGGATCCGAGACGGTAGAACATCACGCGCTGTCCCGCAACCCCTGTTTGCTGGAGACGCCAGACCGGTCCGGCGGCGACGCCCAGCAGGCCCTACAACTACAGCCCCGTGCCGCCGATGGTCCCGCCCGGCTGCTCGGCCTGGACCTCGCGGCGGTGCATTCGCTGGGCGCGGTCGACGGCGGCCACGATGGCCGCCGGGTTCGACACGCCGCGGAAGGTGAACTCCGAGTCGTCGGTCCCGGCGGTGTCGAAGTCGACGGCGCCGACGCGCAGCAGCCGGTCCAGGAACGTCTGCTCGGTGTTGACGTTCTGGACGCGGTCGATGCTGGTCTGCTGGACGTGCTTGGACAGGATCCCCGTCCGGATGTTCAGCCGCTCGGTGCTGATCACGTAGCGCGTGGCCATGCGCTTGACCAACCCCGCCAGGATCACGACGACCATGATCGCGGCGAACGCCCCGACGCCGGCGCCGGTGGAGATCGCGAAGAACAGGATGAGGCCCACGGCGAGCGCGATCCCCAGGCCCTTCACGTAGAAGCTGAGCACGCCACGCCACGACGGGTGGCCCTCGAAGACGATCTCCTCGCCCGGATGCAGGTCCATGGTCTGCTCAGCCTATCCTCGGACGGTCCGTGTCACACCCCGTTGTCCAGGTCGAGCCGTTGACGACGGCCCGCGCGCTGCGTGGGCCGTTCGACTACGTGCGGCCGAACGACGGCGTGGACGTGGGCTCGCTGCTCGAGGTCCCCTTCGGCCGGCAGCGGCTGACCGCGGTCGTCACCGGCCTCGCCGACGACTCCGAGCACCGGCTCGTCGCGCCCTACAAGGTGCTCCCCGACGCGCTCCCGCCCGACCTCGTCGACCTCGGGCTCTGGCTCGGCCGCGAGTACGCGTCCACGCCGGCGCGCGCGCTCAGCCTCATGCTCCCGCCGCGCGGCGCGCGCGAGAAGGTGCAACTGTGGGCCGAGCGGACCGCGGACGGGGACGTCGCGCTGGCGGCGATGGACGCGGCCCCCGGCGGGCGCGAGCTGCGCCTGACGCCCAAGCAGCAGGGCCTGCTCCAGCACCTGCCGCGCTTCGCGGGCAACGACCTGTCGTCGCTGCGGCGCCTGGAGACCCGCGGCTTCGTCGCCATCGGCCCGCGCGGCCGGCGCCGCGCGCCCCAGCACCACGCGGTCGGCGCGCGCAAGCCGCCGCCCCGGCTCAACGCCGACCAGGAGGCGGCGGTCGCGGCGATCCTCCAGGCGCCCGACGGCGACCGCCTGCTGCTGCACGGCGTCACCGGCTCGGGCAAGACCGAGGTCTACCTCCGCGCCGCCGCCGACACGCTCGCGCGCGGCCGCGGCGTCCTGATCCTCGTGCCCGAGATCGGCCTGACGCCGCAGATGATCGACCGCTTCGTGACGCGCTTCGGCGACACGGTCGCGGTCCTGCACTCCAAGCTCGGCGCCGGGGAGCGCTACGACGAGTGGCGCCGGCTGAGGTCTGGGGAGGCGCAGGTGTGCGTCGGGCCGCGCAGCGCGGTCTTCGCGCCGATCGCGCACCTCGGGCTCGTCGTGGTCGACGAGGAGCACGACGGGTCCTACAAGAACGAGGGCGACCCGCGCTACGACGCGCGCCTGGTCGCCGAGCAGCGCGCCGCCCAGCACGGTGCGGTGTTGGTCTGCGGCAGCGCGACGCCGCGCCCGGAGTCCGTCCACGCTCTGCGCCGGATCCGCCTGCCCAGCCGCGTCGACGGCGCGCCGCTGCCGCCGGTCGAGATCGTCGACCTCAAGACCGCGGCCGGCGCCGTCGCGCCCCGGACCCACGAGGCGCTCGTCGACGCCCGCAAGGCCATCGTGCTGCTCAACCGCCGCGGCTGGTCGAACTTCCTGACCTGCCGGACCTGCGGGCGCGTGTGGGAGTGCCCGCAGTGCGACGTCGCGCTGATCCTGCACCGCGACCAGAACGCCGTCGCCTGCCACCACTGCGGCCACCGCGAGCAGATCCCGCGCACGTGCCCGGACTGCGGCAGCGTGTCGATCGCCCGCCACGGCTCCGGGACCGAGCGCCTCGAGCACGACCTCGCCGGGCTGGGCAAGCCCGTGCTGCGCCTGGACGCCGACGTCAAGGACGCCGGCGCGGTGCTGAGCGCGTTCGAGCGCGCCGACCGCGCGATCCTCGTCGGGACGCAGGTCGTCGCCAAGGGCCACGACTTCCCCGACGTCGACCTCGGCGTCGTCCTGGACGCCGACAGCACCCTGCGCTTCCCGGACTTCCGCGCCGAGGAGCGGACGTTCGCGCTCGTCACCCAGCTCGCCGGCCGGGCGGGACGCGGCGGCGCCGGCCGCGTGATCGTCCAGACGATCGACCCGCACGCCTCCGCGATCGCCTTCGCCGCCCGCCACGACAGCGACGGTTTCCTGGCCGAGGAGCTCGAGCGCCGCGAGCTGTTGCGCTACCCGCCGTTCTCGACGCTGATCCGGGTCGTCTGCGCGTCCGAGCAGCCCAACGCCGCGCACCTCGCCGCGACCGCGGTCCAGGCGCGGTTGCCGTCCTCGCTCGGCCCGGCGCCGCTGTTCAGGCTGCGCGGCAAGGAGCGCTCGCAGGTCGTCGTCAAGGCCGGCGAGCGGCGCAGCGCGATCGACCAGGTCGACGCCGCCGTCCGCGAGGTCAGCGCGGCCAAGGCCCACAAGAACGTGGCGTTCTCGGTCGACGTCGACCCGCAGTGAGCGCTCTGCGCGCGGTTGACTAGCATCTGGCCCGTGGCACAGCACCACGAAGAGCTCGACGAGGCTCCGGAGCCCGTCACCACCATCGATCCGGAGACCGCGGCCCGCCGTCGCGCCGCGCTCAAGCACGTGCGCAAGTTCGGCGATCCCGTGCTGCGCTCCAAGGCGCGCGTCGTCGATCGCTTCGACGACGAGCTGCGCGACGAGATCGCGCGCATGGGCGTCCTGATGCACGACGCCTACGGGATCGGGCTCGCGGCGACGCAGGTCGGGATCCTGCACCGCGTGCTCGTCTACCGCGTCGAGCCCGACAGCCCGGTCAACGCGCTCGTCAACCCCGAGATCGAGTGGACGTCCAAGGACAAGGAGTGGGCTGAGGAGGGCTGCCTGAGCCTGCCCGCCGTCCACGTCGACGTCGAGCGCCCGACGTACGTCCGCGTCAGCGCCCAGGACGAGCAGGGCGAGAAGATCCTCGTCGAGGCCTCCGGGCTCGAGGCGCGCGTGATCCAGCACGAGATCGACCACCTCGACGGCGTCCTGATCCTCGACCGCACCTCGCGCGACCAGCGCAAGGAGGGCATGCGCGCGCTGCGCGCCGCCCTCGAGGCCGAAGAGGACGACGCGGCCTAGCGCCATGGCGGCCGACGCTGCCGACGGCAGCGGGAGCGAGCCCCTGGGCGAGCTGCCGCCGCGGAACGAGCCCGCACGGCGAGGCTCCGCCATCGTCTACCTCGGGACCAGCGACTTCGCGGCGTCCGTGCTGCGGGCGCTCGCCGACGGCCCGAACCGGCCCGCGCTCGTAGTCACGCGGCCCGACGCCAAGCAGGGGCGGGGGCGCAAGGTCGGGCCGCCACCGGTCGCGGTCGCCGCGCGCGAGCTCGGCATCGACGTCGACCAGCCCGCGTCGGTCAACGACGAGGCGGCGCGGGCGCGCATCGCCGCGGTCCAGCCGACGGGCGTGATCCTGTGCGCGTTCGGCGCGCTGGTCAAGGAGCCGCTGCTCAGCGACTACGACATCCTCAACGTGCACCCGTCGCTGCTGCCGCGCTGGCGCGGGGCGGCGCCGGTCGAGCGCGCGATGATGGCCGGCGACGCGCAGACCGGCGTCTCGATCATGCGCCTGGTCGCCGAGCTGGACGCCGGCCCGGTCTACGCGCAGCGGCCGGAGCCGATCCTGCCGACCGACGACTACGCGACGCTCGCGGCGCGCCTGCAGGACATCTCGGTGGACCTGCTGCGCCAGGTCCTCGAAGAGCTCCCGACGCCGGAGCCCCAGCCCGATCTCGGCATCACCTACGCCGACAAGCTCACCGCGGAGGACCGCACGCTGGACCTCACGCGCCCGCCGGAGGAGAACGTCCGGGTCGTCCGCGCGCTGCACCCGCACATCGGCGCCCGGATCGCGCTGCCCAGCGGCGACTTCCTCGGCGTCCAGGAGGCGTCGATCGCCCTCGACGGCAGCCTCGAGCTCGTCACCGTGCAGCCCGCCGGCGGGCGCTCGATGGCCTACTCCGAGTACCTGCGCGGCCACGCGCCCGCGGTCTAGGCCGCCGCGCGCGTCGCCCGCTGCCAGTCGCTGAAGCCGCCCTCGTAGGCCTTCACCTCGAGGTCGGCGACCTCCACGATCCGATCCGCGATGCGGTCCAGGAAGTAGCGGTCGTGCGACACCGCGACCACGGTCCCGTCGAAGCGCTCGAGCGCCTTCTCCAGGGTCTCGGCCGCGTCGATGTCCAGGTGGTTGGTCGGCTCGTCGAGCAGCAGGCAGTTCGCGCCGCCGAGCATCATCGTCAGGCACCGCAGGCGCGTGCGCTCTCCGCCGCTCATCGCCGACACCGGCCGGCGGACCTGCTCGTAGTCGAAGAGGAACCCCATCAACTTGCGCACCGCGGTGTCCTCGGTCATCGGCCCGGTCGCGCGGACGACCTCGATCGCGCTCAGCTCGCCGGGCAGCTCGTCGACGGCCTGCGTGAGGTGGTCGAAGACGATCGAGGGCCCGGCCCAGCGCTCGCCGTCGCTCAGCGCGAGCGACCCCTCCAACAACCGCAGCAGCACCGATTTGCCTGCGCCGTTGGGCCCGAGGATCCCGACGCGCTCGCCGCGCATGATCGTCAGGTCGACGCCGGTCAGGACGGGGTCGAATTCGCCGTCGCGCAGCTCGACGACGCGCTCGCCGC contains:
- the priA gene encoding replication restart helicase PriA, producing MSHPVVQVEPLTTARALRGPFDYVRPNDGVDVGSLLEVPFGRQRLTAVVTGLADDSEHRLVAPYKVLPDALPPDLVDLGLWLGREYASTPARALSLMLPPRGAREKVQLWAERTADGDVALAAMDAAPGGRELRLTPKQQGLLQHLPRFAGNDLSSLRRLETRGFVAIGPRGRRRAPQHHAVGARKPPPRLNADQEAAVAAILQAPDGDRLLLHGVTGSGKTEVYLRAAADTLARGRGVLILVPEIGLTPQMIDRFVTRFGDTVAVLHSKLGAGERYDEWRRLRSGEAQVCVGPRSAVFAPIAHLGLVVVDEEHDGSYKNEGDPRYDARLVAEQRAAQHGAVLVCGSATPRPESVHALRRIRLPSRVDGAPLPPVEIVDLKTAAGAVAPRTHEALVDARKAIVLLNRRGWSNFLTCRTCGRVWECPQCDVALILHRDQNAVACHHCGHREQIPRTCPDCGSVSIARHGSGTERLEHDLAGLGKPVLRLDADVKDAGAVLSAFERADRAILVGTQVVAKGHDFPDVDLGVVLDADSTLRFPDFRAEERTFALVTQLAGRAGRGGAGRVIVQTIDPHASAIAFAARHDSDGFLAEELERRELLRYPPFSTLIRVVCASEQPNAAHLAATAVQARLPSSLGPAPLFRLRGKERSQVVVKAGERRSAIDQVDAAVREVSAAKAHKNVAFSVDVDPQ
- a CDS encoding PH domain-containing protein, producing MDLHPGEEIVFEGHPSWRGVLSFYVKGLGIALAVGLILFFAISTGAGVGAFAAIMVVVILAGLVKRMATRYVISTERLNIRTGILSKHVQQTSIDRVQNVNTEQTFLDRLLRVGAVDFDTAGTDDSEFTFRGVSNPAAIVAAVDRAQRMHRREVQAEQPGGTIGGTGL
- a CDS encoding methionyl-tRNA formyltransferase; its protein translation is MAADAADGSGSEPLGELPPRNEPARRGSAIVYLGTSDFAASVLRALADGPNRPALVVTRPDAKQGRGRKVGPPPVAVAARELGIDVDQPASVNDEAARARIAAVQPTGVILCAFGALVKEPLLSDYDILNVHPSLLPRWRGAAPVERAMMAGDAQTGVSIMRLVAELDAGPVYAQRPEPILPTDDYATLAARLQDISVDLLRQVLEELPTPEPQPDLGITYADKLTAEDRTLDLTRPPEENVRVVRALHPHIGARIALPSGDFLGVQEASIALDGSLELVTVQPAGGRSMAYSEYLRGHAPAV
- the def gene encoding peptide deformylase — translated: MAQHHEELDEAPEPVTTIDPETAARRRAALKHVRKFGDPVLRSKARVVDRFDDELRDEIARMGVLMHDAYGIGLAATQVGILHRVLVYRVEPDSPVNALVNPEIEWTSKDKEWAEEGCLSLPAVHVDVERPTYVRVSAQDEQGEKILVEASGLEARVIQHEIDHLDGVLILDRTSRDQRKEGMRALRAALEAEEDDAA